One genomic region from Cryptococcus deuterogattii R265 chromosome 7, complete sequence encodes:
- a CDS encoding presequence translocated-associated motor subunit PAM17 mitochondrial: protein MSRSVFSTFRPVLGQKTSITPFVLSLRHASSSSSPLSAPNEPTSFRTQPSHSAPTGPLPLTWPNYLSLRRQRRLWSTLTSVPTTFLGLFLGGGYFASLEADPSQLIFGIEPMFVYGGATLGCMALGYLIGPSVGATLFSLTHPSIARGNPAPLEVMDREFYHRIKKNRADPRFQSVQNIVPDFYGEKIVSLSTYRRWLRDQAVYKRKAMHGVPSEEL from the exons ATGTCCAGATCAGTATTCAGCACTTTCAGACCTGTCCTCGGCCAGAAGACCTCCATCACCCCTTTCGTCCTTTCCCTTCGACacgcttcttcctcctcttcccctctttcaGCTCCCAACGAACCCACTTCATTCCGCACCCAGCCATCTCACTCCGCTCCTACCGGCCCTCTTCCCCTGACATGGCCCAActatctctctctccgTCGCCAGCGCCGACTTTGGTCTACTCTTACCTCTGTGCCGACGACGTTTTTGGGATTGTTCCTTGGTGGAGGTTACTTTGCTAGTCTTGAAGCTGACCCTAGTCAGTTGATCTTTGGCATTGAACCAAT GTTTGTGTACGGAGGCGCCAC TCTGGGCTGCATGG CTCTTGGTTACCTCATTGGGCCCAGCGTAGGCgccaccctcttctctcttacTCATCCTTCCATCGCCCGTGGCAACCCCGCTCCTCTGGAAGTGATGGACCGCGAGTTCTATCACAGGATCAAGAAGAACCGTGCCGACCCCAGGTTCCAGAGTGTGCAGAACATTGTGCCCGACTTCTATGGCGAGAAG ATTGTGTCTCTCTCTACGTACCGACGATGGCTGAGAGATCAAGCAGTCTACAAGAGAAAGGCCATGCACGGCGTTCCTAGCGAGGAGTTGTAA